In Bacillus cytotoxicus NVH 391-98, the following are encoded in one genomic region:
- a CDS encoding phage portal protein produces MNLQEYIKTVHNGNQFWFVDEVSHFENQKRILDTIEKKKYLDGKHAISNRVVESYNNKPYQQRQVLLQYAKLIVNLETTYLLKKPITFTGEEKIVGDMQRVYKKGNYDKIDFDLLNNLVKYGNGYEYVYIKDDGNVSSKVVPTECGYPIYNDENDMIAFVEYYTSLESDFYVVYTPEEVVKYSTIGGTDLRVVGSYKNVSGLPIHYKTDNELSTTFGKSDLDDFINIIDAMEDLLSKFSDSFYKHHNPIPVVIGQQLKGEGLNPHIVGGGITLDDGADFKMVSNGVNHKAFEVIFNTLMQQLINIASVPAVALNASDVSNLSEMSMRMLYQLADMKGGLNERYLREGLEQRNSKVVGLLGKQGKAYSEDAIDSLDMVFHYARPVNETEVIDNLVKMYDVGAISMESLVAINPYVSNEHLELKRILEREKRVSEQKQVNNKVNEYEQAKTMDVKADVATKKEDIVEG; encoded by the coding sequence ATGAATTTACAAGAATATATTAAAACCGTACATAACGGTAACCAATTCTGGTTTGTTGATGAGGTGTCTCATTTTGAAAACCAGAAAAGAATTTTAGATACAATTGAGAAGAAAAAATATTTGGATGGTAAACATGCTATCTCAAATAGGGTTGTAGAAAGTTATAATAATAAACCATATCAACAACGACAAGTTTTATTACAGTATGCAAAGTTAATTGTGAACCTTGAAACTACTTACCTATTAAAAAAACCGATAACTTTTACTGGTGAGGAAAAGATTGTCGGAGATATGCAGAGGGTGTATAAGAAAGGTAATTATGACAAGATTGACTTCGACCTGCTAAATAACTTAGTTAAGTATGGTAACGGATATGAGTATGTGTATATCAAAGATGATGGAAATGTGAGCAGTAAGGTCGTACCGACAGAATGCGGATATCCTATTTATAATGATGAGAACGACATGATTGCATTTGTTGAGTATTATACATCATTAGAGAGTGACTTCTATGTTGTCTATACACCAGAGGAAGTAGTGAAGTATTCAACAATTGGAGGTACGGATTTACGTGTTGTGGGTTCTTATAAGAATGTTAGTGGTTTACCAATTCACTATAAAACAGATAATGAATTGAGCACGACATTTGGAAAGAGCGACTTAGATGACTTTATTAATATCATTGATGCTATGGAGGATTTACTATCTAAGTTTAGTGATTCATTCTATAAACATCATAATCCAATCCCAGTAGTTATTGGGCAACAACTAAAAGGAGAGGGGCTGAATCCTCATATCGTTGGTGGTGGAATTACTTTAGATGATGGTGCTGACTTTAAGATGGTAAGTAATGGTGTCAATCATAAGGCATTTGAGGTAATCTTCAATACACTCATGCAACAACTGATTAACATTGCAAGTGTTCCTGCTGTGGCATTGAATGCTTCGGATGTAAGTAACTTATCAGAGATGAGTATGAGAATGTTATATCAACTTGCTGACATGAAGGGTGGACTCAACGAGCGTTACCTAAGAGAGGGACTAGAGCAACGCAACAGCAAGGTAGTGGGTCTGTTAGGTAAGCAAGGTAAGGCATACAGTGAAGATGCTATTGACTCGTTAGATATGGTATTCCACTATGCAAGACCAGTCAATGAGACAGAGGTCATTGATAACTTAGTTAAGATGTATGATGTTGGTGCAATCAGTATGGAGTCATTGGTTGCAATCAATCCATATGTTAGCAATGAACACCTAGAGTTGAAGCGTATACTTGAACGTGAGAAACGAGTTAGTGAGCAGAAGCAAGTCAATAACAAGGTCAATGAGTATGAGCAAGCAAAGACAATGGATGTAAAAGCAGACGTTGCAACTAAGAAAGAGGATATAGTCGAGGGATAA
- a CDS encoding terminase large subunit domain-containing protein, with the protein MARKPTTAEKLKLINEDPVLWLQNFVKITTNTGEYVPFVVNDQQKKFINEMGRFNVIAKARQIGFSTMSLALCLWMAMNRPRTNYMIVSYKQESSTSLFDKLKMMYDDLPHDKFKFPKDTQNNRNQLKFDNGSSITLATAGGKDVGRGTTYEYILLSEFAFYENQDSILLSAEQALAKSKTSKLVIETTSNGFNSYQKLFMNAYKGESKYKAFFFPFYSSSYAKQFKDDYDEAEIWYKANNKGKRLTKDDLEQEELFLYEQRATLKQLMWRRWKLLDMSLQQFYQEFPATPMESFISSGLNVFDQQKIVERLKYIKKPFLYRDVKMFIPDSIAKYIGKSLMIYELPVEGVRYYAGVDTASGSGGDYSTISILNADGEQVLSFYDNKIPVYEFAKLLDTIGKFYNYAFLTVERNSFGTPILERLRKEYEYMNLYKHKIFNQQLGKKQLQLGYQTTQVTKNIMITDLKEQFELEMILINCQETLDQMQIFVETDGKTGNKKGNDKHDDCVIAIALAIQGIKQNKWYI; encoded by the coding sequence ATGGCAAGAAAACCTACTACAGCAGAAAAACTAAAATTAATTAATGAAGACCCTGTATTATGGCTACAAAATTTCGTCAAAATCACTACCAATACAGGTGAATATGTACCTTTTGTAGTTAATGACCAACAAAAGAAATTCATTAATGAAATGGGACGTTTTAATGTAATTGCAAAGGCAAGACAAATTGGTTTTAGTACAATGTCATTGGCTTTGTGTTTATGGATGGCAATGAACAGACCAAGAACCAATTATATGATAGTTTCCTATAAACAAGAATCATCAACATCATTATTCGATAAATTAAAAATGATGTACGATGACCTTCCACATGATAAATTTAAGTTTCCAAAAGATACACAAAACAACCGTAACCAATTGAAATTTGATAATGGCTCATCTATTACACTTGCAACCGCAGGAGGTAAAGATGTGGGTCGTGGAACTACATATGAATACATTTTATTATCAGAGTTTGCATTCTACGAGAATCAAGATTCAATTTTATTATCAGCAGAACAAGCATTGGCAAAGAGTAAAACATCAAAATTAGTAATTGAAACTACTTCAAATGGTTTCAACTCCTATCAAAAACTCTTCATGAACGCATATAAAGGTGAGTCGAAGTACAAAGCGTTTTTCTTTCCTTTCTATTCTTCCTCATACGCAAAACAATTCAAGGATGATTATGATGAAGCAGAAATATGGTACAAAGCAAATAATAAAGGAAAACGTCTTACTAAAGATGATTTAGAGCAAGAAGAATTATTTTTATATGAGCAAAGGGCAACTCTTAAACAATTAATGTGGCGAAGATGGAAACTACTTGATATGAGTTTGCAACAATTTTATCAAGAATTTCCTGCAACCCCAATGGAATCATTTATCAGTAGTGGATTAAACGTTTTCGACCAACAAAAGATTGTTGAACGCTTAAAATATATTAAAAAACCATTTCTATATAGAGATGTAAAAATGTTTATTCCAGATAGTATTGCAAAATACATTGGAAAATCGTTAATGATTTATGAATTACCTGTTGAGGGTGTCCGTTATTATGCAGGTGTGGATACTGCAAGCGGTAGCGGTGGCGACTATTCTACTATCTCAATTTTAAATGCAGATGGTGAACAGGTGCTAAGTTTTTATGATAATAAAATTCCTGTTTATGAATTTGCAAAGTTACTTGATACTATTGGCAAGTTTTATAACTATGCCTTTTTAACAGTAGAAAGAAACTCTTTTGGTACGCCAATCTTAGAACGTTTACGAAAAGAATATGAGTATATGAATTTGTACAAACATAAAATTTTCAATCAGCAATTAGGCAAAAAACAATTACAGTTAGGATATCAAACTACTCAAGTAACAAAAAATATTATGATTACAGATTTAAAAGAGCAATTTGAATTAGAAATGATTCTTATAAACTGTCAAGAAACGTTAGACCAAATGCAAATTTTTGTTGAAACAGATGGAAAAACAGGAAATAAAAAAGGTAATGATAAACATGATGATTGTGTAATTGCTATAGCATTAGCAATTCAAGGTATTAAGCAAAATAAATGGTATATTTAA